The DNA region TCCCCAATAACAAATGCATCTGCACCCGCTGCAGCGAGCGGTAAGATATCATTTGTTGAGATTGGAGTTACTAATAATTCTGGTTTTTTCAATATAAACACCTCTTCTTACTTATTGCAACGCCATCCCCAACTGGGAGAATGATCGAATGATAGTCAGGGTGATTCATCAGCCAATGATTAAAATCATTTATTTTCTTAACAAGATTCCGTATTCTCTTAGATTCAATCTCTGATTCAGCTACAAGCCCTTTAAATAGGACGTTGTCTGTTATAATTATTCCGTCCTCATTTAGGTACTTTGAGTACATTTCAAAGAATCTTTGATACTGCCCTTTAGCAGCATCGATAAAGATGGCATCATAGGGGGCTTGACCACTAACAAACTCCTCTACCTCCAGCGCATCGCCTTTGATTAGGATGATCTGGTCAGATAGCGATGAGCGTCCAATAAACTCTTCTGCTAACTGGATTCGTTCGATATCCCTTTCAATTGTGACAATCCTTGCATTCGGCAGTGCTTCAGCCATTCGTAGGGCTGAATAACCAATAGCCGTGCCCACTTCCAGGATTTTTTTTGAATCTTGGATTCTTAAAATTTGAAGCATCGCTTCAATTCCTGCTAACTCCATGATTGGCACCTTGTTTTGGCCAGCAAACTTTTCCATTTCCATAAACAAAGTTCCACGGTTTTGTACTAGACCTTCAATATAAGAATGCAGCTTATCATTCAGCAGCTGCCATCACCTCACTTCAAAGTTCAAGCGCCAGGGAAAAAAAGGGGTTAATTTTTTTCCTAAGATGATGCTTGAACTAGACATCTTCTTTAGACATGAAAAAATAGCGTTCACAGATTAAATTCGACATCATCGATAATCCTATCGACGAACGCCTTCTGGCAAAAAAATGCCTCGAGAAACAATTACTGTGAGTAACGCTATAAATTGCTTATAAAACACTTGAACTATTTTAACATAAACAATGGGGAAAGAAAACCTTCCCCCATTAATAGTTAACTAATCCTTGTTGGTAATATATTTTGCCTTCTTTTCATTGTGCTCCTCAAGTGTTTTTGAGAATAACACCGTTCCATCACCTGTTGCCAGGAAGTATAAATTATTTGTGTCACTTGGCTCCAGTGCAGCCTCAATTGATGCCTTTCCTGCATTGGCAATCGGACCAGGAGGAAGGCCAGTATGTTTGTAGGTATTATAAGGTGATTTGACTTCTAAATCTTCATATAAAACCCTTTCCTTATGTTTCCCTTGTGCATAAAGGACAGTTGGGTCCGTTTGAAGCGGCATTCCCTGCTCAATGCGATTATAAAAAACACTTGAAATCCCTTTGCGATCTGCTTGCATTGTCGCCTCCTCTTCAATTAAAGAAGACATTGTCAGCAATTGGTGCAAAGTAAGCTCCTTTTCGTTACTTGCCTCTTCATAAACGGCTAAGACCTTCTGAGTTTGGTCAAGCATAGCCACTACCATTTCTTCTACCGTAGGGTTCGTCTTATAAAACGGATAAGTTGCTGGAAACAGGTAGCCTTCCAGTGGATACTTCACATTAGGATTTAGAATATCGGTAGTCAGCAAATTAGGATACCTACCCATTAATTTTTGAATAAATGCTTTATCATTTATTTCATTTAATACTTCTTCTTCGGGTCTATCTATTGCCTTTGCCATAATTTGAACAATTTCAGTTAGCTGTTTTCCTTCTGGAATCGTTAAATTAAAAGCAGACTGTTGAAGGACTTTCCCTGTTTTTAAACGATTGACAATCTCAGAAATCTCCATTGAAGGACTTAACTCATATTCTCCGGCCATAAAACCTGACTCATTTTTAAATTTCACATAGTATTTAAAAACCTTTGCATTCTTAATCACACCACTTGCTTCTAATCTCTCTGATATCCCTGTCACAGATGAACCAATTGGAATATCAACCTTTTTTTGTTGTTTGCTGTCAGCATCAACAGGCTCAAGGGCTGACTTAATATAAAGATATCCGCCTCCACCAATAAAAACGATTAATATAAGGGTAAGAATTGTAATAATCATGACAATTCTCCGAACAATCCTTGCCTCGCTTTGCTGTTCAAGCATTCTTTTTTGTATTTGTGCTTTTTTTGAGTCTTTTTCATTTTTTGACATTTTATACGGACTCCTCTCACATGACCCATGCTGCATCTATCTTTCAAACTCTTTTTTATTCATCTTTTAAAAAAGCATATCGATATTATTTCAGCATATAGAGCGAAGTTTGTCAATTTATCACGAAATATAGGAATTTTTGGTAAAAAAAAACGACCTTATTAGGTCGATTTTTTAAAAAAATTATTCTTCGTCTTCTTCTTGTTCGTCAAAGAAAGTATTAAGCATTTCTTCAACCATGTCCCACTCTTCTTCTGTTTCAATTGGGATAAGTTCGCCGTCGTCGCCATCCTCAGAAGGGTTGAAAGCATAAGCATGAATCTCAGGTCCTTCTTCATCCTCATCTACTTCTCCAACTTGTTGGAATAATACGTACGATCTACCGAAGTCCTCTGATTCAAATGTAAACAACACTTCACATAGTTGCTCATTTCCTTTTTCATCTATAATTGTGATCTGGTTTTCTCCGTGTTCCATTTTCTTCACCTCATTAATTTCTGCTATCAAGATAGCCTTGTAAAATCATCATAGCTGCCATTTTATCGATTACCTTTTTACGTTTCTTCCGACTCACGTCCGCTTCAATCAATACCCGTTCCGCTGCCATTGTTGTCAGACGCTCGTCCCACAAAACAGTATCAACAGAAAATTGCTTTTCAATTTCTTGGGCAAATTGCTTACTTGCTTCGCCACGCGGTCCAATTGTACCGTTCATATTTTTCGGCATTCCAATGACTACTATTGTTATACCATACTCTTTTATTAATTGCCCAATTTCCTCAAAACCAAACTGATTTTTTTCTTCGTTAATTTTGAGAGTTTTAATTCCCTGTGCAGTCCAGCCAAGTTCGTCACTTATCGCAATGCCGACTGTCTTAGAACCTACATCCAATCCCATTATCCGCATTACTTATCCCTCTCGTTGCTGTTTTAGATAGGACTTAACTAATTCCTCAATTATTTCATCGCGCTCAAGCTTTCGAATGATGTTTCGGGCATCCCGATGGCGCGGAATATAAGCAGGATCTCCAGATAATAGATAACCGACAATTTGATTGATTGGATGATATCCCTTGTCCTGCAATGCCTCATAAACTTGAAATAGGACATCCTTGACATCGTGCTCAAAGGGTTCTTCTGGAAAATTAAATCTCATCGTTTTATCAAATGAGCTCATAACATGCACCTCGCTTTTTTGTAGAGGAGATAATTGTATGTCTAGCAAAAGCGCCGAGGCGCTTTTGCATTGCTAGTTTAGTCACCTTCATTTTACACTACTTTGTTTCATTATCAAATTGATTTTACCCATTCTTCAACGAATTGTAAGGCAGAATCGAGTTTTTCAGGGTCTTTCCCACCAGCCTGTGCCATATCTGGCCGACCGCCGCCGCCACCGCCGCAACGTGTTGCGACTTCTTTAATCAGCTTACCAGCGTGGTAGCCTTTGTCAATTAAGTCTTTAGTTACTGCAGCAATTAGATTTACTTTACCATCATGTGCACTTCCCAGTAGGATTACTGCCGATCCGAGCTTTTGCTTTAAATCATCCGCCATATTTCTGAGATTATTCATATCAGCTGCTTGAACCTTTGCTGCTAATACCGTAACACCATCAATTTCTTTCGCTTTAGAAACAAGATTGCCTGCTTCAATGTTTCCCAGCTTTGTTGAAAGTGACTCGTTTTCACGTTGAAGCTGTCTCATTTCTGACATTAAGACTTCAATGCGGTTTACCATTTCTTTCGGACTTGTTTTCAGTTTTTCTGATGCTTCCTTCAATAAGCTAACTTGCTCATTTAATAATTGGTATGCAGACTCACCTGTAACAGCCTCAATTCTCCTAGTTCCCGCACCAATACCACTCTCGGAAACAATCTTAAATAAGCCAATAACAGATGTATTTGGAACATGGCAGCCGCCGCAAAGTTCAAGACTGTAATCTCCAACCTTAACGACACGTACGATATCACCATATTTCTCGCCAAATAGCGCCATTGCTCCCATTTCCTTTGCTTGAGCAATTGGCTTTAAGCTAATATCCACTTCGATATTTTTCCAGATCTTTTCGTTTACGATTTTTTCAATTTCCTCTAATTCTTCTGGCTTTATTTGGCCAAAATGTGAAAAATCAAAGCGAAGTCGATCGGTTTGTACGAGTGAACCAGCTTGATTTACGTGAGTGCCCAAAACGTCTTTCAAAGCTTGATGCAGTAAGTGAGTTGCTGTATGGTTTTTAATAATTTGCACTCGATTTTCTTGATTCACACTTGCTTTTACATTTTGGTTGGTTCTTAGGGTTCCAAATTGGACTACAGCTTTATGGAGATTTTGCCCGTTTGGTGCTTTTTGAACATCTTTAACGGCAACAAGAACTCCTTCAGCCTCTAACAATCCGCTATCAGCAATTTGTCCGCCACTTTCGGCATAAAAAGGTGTTAGATCGAGAATAAGCTGTACCTCTTCACCAGATACCGCTTCCTCCATTAGCTCACCATTTTTAACAATCGCAACGACTGTGGAGTTAGTTTGAAGTTCTCCATAGCCGACAAACTCACTTTTGATTTTTAGGTCACCAAGGATTCCGCCTTGAACCTGCATAGAATCAACATCATGCCTTGCTGCTCTTGCACGCTCACGCTGCAGTTCCATTTCTTTGACAAAACCTTCATGGTCTACCTTCATACCTTCTTCACCAGCATATTCCTCTGTTAATTCAACAGGGAAACCGTAAGTATCATAAAGACGGAAGATATCAGACCCAGTGATGGTGTCGCTTCCCTTCTCTTTTTCCTTTTTAATGACACTGCCAAGGATAGCAAGACCTTCGTGAAGTGTTTCATGAAAACGTTCTTCTTCATTCTTAATAACCTTTTGGATAAACTCTTCCTTGTCTTTTACTTCAGGGTAGAAATCCTGCATGATTTCCCCAACAACTGGTACAAGCTCATACATAAAAGGACGATTAATGTTAATTTGTTTTGCGTAACGGACAGCACGACGAAGTAAGCGGCGCAAAACATAACCACGCCCTTCATTTGAAGGCAGTGCACCATCACCAACAGCAAAAGCAACTGTACGAATATGGTCAGCAATGACTTTAAAAGCAATATCCTTTTCTTTATCTACACCGTATTTCACGCCAGAAATCTCTTCTGTAGCCCGAATTGTAGGTATGAATAAATCAGTATCAAAGTTCGTCGGCACATTTTGAACGACAGATGCCATTCTTTCTAAGCCCATTCCAGTATCAATGTTTTTCTTTGGTAGCGGTGTATAGGTACCATCTGGATTATGGTTGAATTGGGAAAATACTAGGTTCCATACTTCTAGATAACGATCATTTTCGCCGCCCGGATAGTTTTCTGGATCGGTTGGATCATCTCCATACTCAGGACCTCGGTCATAGAATATTTCTGTATTTGGACCACTCGGGCCTTCCCCGATGTCCCAGAAGTTACCTTCCAGACGGATAA from Neobacillus sp. FSL H8-0543 includes:
- a CDS encoding O-methyltransferase; its protein translation is MLNDKLHSYIEGLVQNRGTLFMEMEKFAGQNKVPIMELAGIEAMLQILRIQDSKKILEVGTAIGYSALRMAEALPNARIVTIERDIERIQLAEEFIGRSSLSDQIILIKGDALEVEEFVSGQAPYDAIFIDAAKGQYQRFFEMYSKYLNEDGIIITDNVLFKGLVAESEIESKRIRNLVKKINDFNHWLMNHPDYHSIILPVGDGVAISKKRCLY
- the mltG gene encoding endolytic transglycosylase MltG gives rise to the protein MSKNEKDSKKAQIQKRMLEQQSEARIVRRIVMIITILTLILIVFIGGGGYLYIKSALEPVDADSKQQKKVDIPIGSSVTGISERLEASGVIKNAKVFKYYVKFKNESGFMAGEYELSPSMEISEIVNRLKTGKVLQQSAFNLTIPEGKQLTEIVQIMAKAIDRPEEEVLNEINDKAFIQKLMGRYPNLLTTDILNPNVKYPLEGYLFPATYPFYKTNPTVEEMVVAMLDQTQKVLAVYEEASNEKELTLHQLLTMSSLIEEEATMQADRKGISSVFYNRIEQGMPLQTDPTVLYAQGKHKERVLYEDLEVKSPYNTYKHTGLPPGPIANAGKASIEAALEPSDTNNLYFLATGDGTVLFSKTLEEHNEKKAKYITNKD
- a CDS encoding DUF1292 domain-containing protein; translated protein: MEHGENQITIIDEKGNEQLCEVLFTFESEDFGRSYVLFQQVGEVDEDEEGPEIHAYAFNPSEDGDDGELIPIETEEEWDMVEEMLNTFFDEQEEDEE
- the ruvX gene encoding Holliday junction resolvase RuvX, with the translated sequence MRIMGLDVGSKTVGIAISDELGWTAQGIKTLKINEEKNQFGFEEIGQLIKEYGITIVVIGMPKNMNGTIGPRGEASKQFAQEIEKQFSVDTVLWDERLTTMAAERVLIEADVSRKKRKKVIDKMAAMMILQGYLDSRN
- a CDS encoding IreB family regulatory phosphoprotein, yielding MSSFDKTMRFNFPEEPFEHDVKDVLFQVYEALQDKGYHPINQIVGYLLSGDPAYIPRHRDARNIIRKLERDEIIEELVKSYLKQQREG
- the alaS gene encoding alanine--tRNA ligase, whose product is MKYLTGSEIRKMYLDFFQEKGHAVEPSAPLVPHEDPSLLWINSGVATLKKYFDGRVIPENPRITNAQKSIRTNDIENVGKTARHHTFFEMLGNFSIGEYFKVEAIEWAWEFLTDKKWIGWDPELLSVTIHPEDHEAFEIWNKKIGIPEERIIRLEGNFWDIGEGPSGPNTEIFYDRGPEYGDDPTDPENYPGGENDRYLEVWNLVFSQFNHNPDGTYTPLPKKNIDTGMGLERMASVVQNVPTNFDTDLFIPTIRATEEISGVKYGVDKEKDIAFKVIADHIRTVAFAVGDGALPSNEGRGYVLRRLLRRAVRYAKQININRPFMYELVPVVGEIMQDFYPEVKDKEEFIQKVIKNEEERFHETLHEGLAILGSVIKKEKEKGSDTITGSDIFRLYDTYGFPVELTEEYAGEEGMKVDHEGFVKEMELQRERARAARHDVDSMQVQGGILGDLKIKSEFVGYGELQTNSTVVAIVKNGELMEEAVSGEEVQLILDLTPFYAESGGQIADSGLLEAEGVLVAVKDVQKAPNGQNLHKAVVQFGTLRTNQNVKASVNQENRVQIIKNHTATHLLHQALKDVLGTHVNQAGSLVQTDRLRFDFSHFGQIKPEELEEIEKIVNEKIWKNIEVDISLKPIAQAKEMGAMALFGEKYGDIVRVVKVGDYSLELCGGCHVPNTSVIGLFKIVSESGIGAGTRRIEAVTGESAYQLLNEQVSLLKEASEKLKTSPKEMVNRIEVLMSEMRQLQRENESLSTKLGNIEAGNLVSKAKEIDGVTVLAAKVQAADMNNLRNMADDLKQKLGSAVILLGSAHDGKVNLIAAVTKDLIDKGYHAGKLIKEVATRCGGGGGGRPDMAQAGGKDPEKLDSALQFVEEWVKSI